From Diaminobutyricibacter sp. McL0608, one genomic window encodes:
- a CDS encoding aspartate aminotransferase family protein — MTDTIQATDAVTGAVTGAVTGTVTGYLDRVGTEHPFGDAAAEQQVRSDDRKHVFHSWSAQAQINPLPVAAGEGSTFWDYEGNAYLDFSSQLVNLNLGHQHPDLVRAIQDQAGRLATIQPSMASDVRGELARRVASVAPGDLNKVFFTNGGADANEYAVRMARRVTGRRKVLSMYRSYHGGTSTAISLTGDPRRWANEPSDSSVAHFFGPYLYRSAFHASTPQEETQRALEHLENVIVLEGAATVAAIIMETVVGTNGVLVPPPGYLAGVRELCDKYGIVYIADEVMVGFGRIGEWFAVDAFGVTPDLITFAKGVNSGYVPLGGVVISDRIASFFDDVSFEGGLTYSGHPLACAAGVATFDVFERDDILGRVRDLGERVIEPEITSWLARHPSLGEVRGRGMCWALELVRSRDTREPLVPFNAAGADAAPMGEVAAACKAAGVWPFTHFNRIHIAPPLIISEGELRHGLAAIDAALTVADRFTE, encoded by the coding sequence ATGACAGACACCATTCAGGCAACGGATGCGGTGACGGGCGCTGTGACCGGCGCCGTGACCGGAACCGTGACCGGCTACCTCGACAGGGTCGGCACCGAGCATCCGTTCGGCGACGCGGCCGCGGAGCAGCAGGTGCGGTCCGACGACCGCAAGCACGTCTTCCACTCCTGGAGTGCGCAGGCGCAGATCAACCCGCTTCCGGTCGCCGCAGGTGAAGGCTCGACGTTCTGGGACTACGAGGGCAACGCCTACCTCGACTTCAGCTCGCAGCTCGTCAACCTCAACCTCGGGCACCAGCATCCGGACCTCGTGCGCGCGATCCAGGATCAGGCGGGGAGACTGGCCACGATCCAGCCGTCGATGGCCAGCGACGTCCGCGGCGAACTCGCTCGCCGTGTCGCGAGCGTGGCGCCCGGCGACCTCAACAAGGTCTTCTTCACCAACGGCGGGGCCGACGCCAATGAGTATGCCGTCCGCATGGCACGCCGCGTCACCGGTCGCCGCAAGGTGCTCTCGATGTACCGCTCCTACCACGGCGGCACCTCGACGGCGATCTCGCTGACGGGCGACCCGCGTCGCTGGGCGAACGAGCCGAGCGACTCCTCGGTCGCGCATTTCTTCGGCCCGTACCTGTACCGGTCGGCGTTCCACGCGTCCACGCCCCAGGAAGAGACCCAGCGCGCGCTCGAACACCTGGAGAACGTCATCGTGCTCGAAGGCGCTGCAACGGTGGCCGCCATCATCATGGAGACGGTCGTCGGCACCAACGGTGTGCTCGTTCCCCCGCCCGGCTATCTGGCCGGAGTGCGCGAACTCTGCGACAAGTACGGGATCGTCTACATCGCCGACGAAGTGATGGTCGGATTCGGCCGTATCGGCGAGTGGTTCGCGGTCGACGCGTTCGGGGTCACCCCCGACCTGATCACCTTCGCCAAAGGGGTCAACTCCGGCTACGTGCCCCTCGGTGGCGTCGTCATCTCCGACCGCATCGCATCGTTCTTCGACGACGTCTCGTTCGAGGGTGGTCTCACCTACTCCGGGCATCCGCTCGCCTGCGCTGCCGGCGTCGCGACGTTCGACGTGTTCGAGCGCGACGACATCCTCGGACGCGTCCGGGACCTCGGCGAACGCGTCATCGAACCCGAGATCACGTCCTGGCTCGCACGCCACCCGTCACTCGGCGAGGTCCGCGGTCGCGGGATGTGCTGGGCGCTCGAACTGGTGCGGTCGCGCGACACGCGCGAACCCCTGGTCCCGTTCAACGCCGCCGGCGCCGACGCAGCACCGATGGGCGAGGTCGCCGCCGCCTGCAAGGCTGCGGGAGTCTGGCCGTTCACCCACTTCAACCGCATCCACATCGCACCGCCGCTGATCATCAGCGAAGGCGAACTGCGTCACGGCCTCGCCGCCATCGACGCAGCCCTCACCGTCGCCGACCGTTTCACGGAATAG
- a CDS encoding CoA-acylating methylmalonate-semialdehyde dehydrogenase, which yields MALIRHVVNGEEFGTPERTGPVFNPATGERQHEVVLGSVSDVETAIAAAKAALPAWRATSLTRRADVMFRLRHLLKERTPELAAIVTSEHGKVLSDAAGEIGRGLENVEFASGLINLLKGEYSQQVSTGIDVHSVKQPVGVVGCITPFNFPVMVPLWMVASAIACGNTVVLKPSEKDPSASVYLANLFLEAGLPAGVLNVVHGDKIAVDTILDSSDVDAVSFVGSTPIARSIYQRASANGKRVQALGGAKNHMVVLEDADIEAAADAAVSAAYGSAGERCMAVSVLVAVGEVGDPLVAAIERRLGSLVIGDGTHAASEMGPLITREHREKVASYVTGAAGEGATVVVDGSQKAFDNDGFFIGVSLLDHVATDMRVYTDEIFGPVLSVVRVDTFEEAIALVNANQYGNGVALFTRDGGAARQFEFEIEVGMVGINVPIPVPIGAFSFGGWKNSLFGDAHIYGPESFHFYTRSKVVTSRWPDPVHSKIELAFPGNS from the coding sequence GTGGCCCTCATTCGACACGTCGTCAACGGTGAAGAGTTCGGCACCCCCGAACGCACCGGACCCGTCTTCAACCCAGCCACCGGCGAGAGGCAGCACGAGGTCGTCCTCGGCTCCGTCTCCGACGTCGAGACCGCCATCGCGGCAGCCAAGGCGGCACTTCCCGCGTGGCGCGCGACCAGCCTGACCAGGAGGGCCGACGTCATGTTCCGGCTGCGTCACCTCCTCAAGGAGCGCACCCCCGAACTCGCTGCCATCGTCACGAGCGAGCACGGAAAGGTGCTCTCCGACGCGGCAGGCGAAATCGGCCGCGGACTCGAGAACGTCGAATTCGCATCGGGCCTCATCAACCTGCTCAAGGGCGAGTACAGCCAGCAGGTCTCCACCGGCATCGACGTGCACAGCGTCAAGCAGCCGGTCGGCGTCGTCGGTTGCATCACGCCGTTCAACTTTCCCGTGATGGTCCCTCTGTGGATGGTCGCCAGCGCCATCGCGTGCGGCAACACGGTCGTGCTGAAACCCAGCGAGAAGGACCCGTCCGCCTCCGTCTACCTGGCCAACCTGTTCCTGGAAGCCGGGCTCCCGGCCGGCGTGCTCAACGTCGTGCACGGCGACAAGATCGCGGTCGACACCATCCTCGACAGCTCGGATGTCGACGCGGTGAGCTTCGTCGGCTCCACCCCGATCGCGCGGTCGATCTACCAGCGCGCGAGCGCCAACGGCAAGCGCGTCCAGGCACTTGGCGGCGCGAAGAACCACATGGTCGTCCTCGAAGACGCCGACATCGAAGCCGCGGCGGATGCCGCCGTCTCCGCCGCGTACGGCTCGGCCGGCGAACGCTGCATGGCCGTCAGTGTGCTGGTCGCCGTCGGCGAGGTCGGCGACCCGCTCGTCGCCGCCATCGAGCGACGCCTCGGCTCCCTCGTCATCGGCGACGGCACGCACGCCGCCTCCGAGATGGGTCCGCTGATCACCCGGGAGCACCGCGAAAAGGTCGCCTCGTACGTCACCGGCGCAGCCGGCGAAGGCGCAACCGTCGTCGTCGACGGCTCGCAGAAGGCATTCGACAACGACGGGTTCTTCATCGGCGTCAGCCTCCTCGACCACGTCGCAACCGACATGCGCGTCTACACCGACGAGATCTTCGGCCCGGTCCTGTCCGTCGTCCGTGTCGACACGTTCGAGGAGGCGATCGCCCTCGTCAACGCCAACCAGTACGGCAACGGCGTCGCCCTCTTCACCCGCGACGGCGGCGCTGCCCGCCAGTTCGAATTCGAGATCGAGGTCGGCATGGTCGGCATCAACGTCCCCATTCCCGTTCCGATCGGGGCGTTCTCGTTCGGCGGGTGGAAGAACTCCCTCTTCGGCGACGCGCACATCTACGGCCCGGAGTCGTTCCACTTCTACACGCGCAGCAAGGTCGTCACCTCGCGCTGGCCCGACCCGGTGCACTCCAAGATCGAACTCGCCTTCCCCGGCAACTCCTGA
- a CDS encoding aldehyde dehydrogenase (NADP(+)) → MGGAAGAAVAGGAAGVDAAARAAASSGIESASREERAAWLEALAAALEADRGELVAIAHRETHLSETRLDGEVTRTAAQLRFFAGVAREGSYLEATLDSPDPTTIPPRPDLRRMLRPLGPVAVFTASNFPFAFSVLGNDTASALAAGCAVVVKAHPGHPELSRRTAGLAVAALASAGAPDGILSLVEGVEAGVALVQHPSIAAVGFTGSVRGGRALFDLACARRAPIPFYGELGSINPVVVTPAAAQERAADLAAGLVGSFTRDGGQYCTKPGLVFAPSDSGFVDALASVLADAPAQRLLTDGMSGAFADGASAFAGRDDVEVIGTVRASDTDVEVAEASSPVVIVVEAATFLASREDFLAECFGPLTVVVGYADSAELSAAVGVLEGSLTATIQHAGDEDVAPLTDALSRIAGRVVFNGWPTGVAIAWAQHHGGSWPSTTASVHTSVGASAIRRFLTPIAYQDAPQSVLPAELQDGNPLRIPRRENGALGA, encoded by the coding sequence GTGGGTGGCGCTGCGGGCGCTGCGGTCGCGGGTGGCGCTGCGGGCGTCGACGCGGCAGCGAGGGCGGCTGCATCGAGCGGAATCGAGTCGGCGTCGCGTGAGGAGCGGGCCGCGTGGCTGGAGGCGCTCGCCGCCGCCCTCGAGGCGGACCGGGGCGAACTCGTCGCGATCGCGCACCGCGAGACGCACCTGAGCGAGACGCGACTCGACGGCGAAGTGACGCGGACGGCAGCGCAGCTGCGGTTCTTCGCAGGCGTCGCCCGCGAAGGAAGCTACCTCGAGGCGACGCTGGACTCGCCTGATCCGACGACGATCCCGCCGCGCCCCGACCTCCGCCGGATGCTGCGGCCGCTCGGTCCTGTCGCCGTCTTCACCGCATCCAATTTCCCGTTCGCGTTCTCGGTGCTCGGCAACGACACGGCCTCGGCGCTCGCCGCGGGCTGTGCGGTCGTCGTGAAGGCGCATCCGGGGCACCCGGAACTGTCGCGGCGGACGGCCGGGCTCGCGGTCGCCGCGCTCGCCTCGGCGGGGGCGCCCGACGGGATCCTCTCGCTCGTCGAAGGAGTGGAGGCGGGCGTGGCGCTGGTGCAGCATCCGTCGATCGCTGCTGTGGGATTCACCGGATCCGTGCGGGGCGGCCGGGCGCTGTTCGACCTGGCGTGTGCACGGCGGGCGCCGATCCCGTTCTATGGGGAGCTGGGGAGCATCAACCCGGTGGTCGTGACGCCGGCGGCGGCGCAGGAGCGGGCGGCCGACCTCGCAGCCGGCCTGGTCGGGTCCTTCACCCGCGACGGCGGCCAGTACTGTACGAAGCCCGGACTCGTGTTCGCGCCGTCGGACAGCGGGTTCGTGGATGCGCTGGCTTCGGTGCTGGCGGATGCACCGGCGCAGCGGCTGCTGACGGATGGGATGAGCGGTGCGTTCGCCGATGGCGCGTCCGCGTTCGCTGGACGCGACGATGTCGAGGTCATCGGCACAGTGCGCGCGTCTGACACCGATGTCGAGGTCGCCGAGGCGAGTTCGCCGGTGGTCATCGTCGTGGAGGCGGCGACGTTCCTGGCGTCGAGGGAGGACTTTCTGGCCGAATGTTTCGGCCCGTTGACGGTCGTGGTGGGTTACGCAGACTCAGCGGAGCTGTCGGCAGCGGTCGGTGTGCTGGAGGGGTCGCTGACAGCGACGATCCAGCATGCGGGGGATGAGGATGTCGCTCCTCTGACGGACGCTCTGTCTCGCATCGCCGGGCGGGTCGTCTTCAACGGGTGGCCGACGGGCGTCGCGATCGCGTGGGCGCAGCACCACGGGGGTTCGTGGCCGTCGACGACGGCATCCGTGCACACGTCGGTCGGTGCTTCGGCGATCCGGCGTTTCCTGACGCCGATCGCGTACCAGGATGCTCCCCAGTCCGTGTTGCCGGCTGAGCTGCAGGACGGTAACCCGCTGCGCATCCCGCGTCGCGAGAACGGCGCGCTGGGGGCGTAG